In Cutaneotrichosporon cavernicola HIS019 DNA, chromosome: 1, one DNA window encodes the following:
- a CDS encoding uncharacterized protein (zinc finger): MAPVAVQDLFSHWRSPEANTGDLPGMMSPPLPTADVMHPSFLPTCEVGKDGGEMHSHAVDLLALAGGSTSNGNHSVTATALHGAEGTSVPNPSYLSSTRPPNGHGHPGSNSAAAHTPKARRMSSSTHGVLGRGKLGLTGDPNLGKDARPTLSTSMTTAAPIPVRRTSNAASIGLPAMFDFGKTDGRRPAPARSYSNRQVTVAASLPARGLAGGARPLNPPPVVQNDDMELDMSFDGDDDDDRSRSRSGSADLDMDLDEPGQGNKLDWDKLALGTGSGGIKGRRRGMVFKCETCSKEYRHPSCLIKHRWEHSPHWREPTQISMSKHQQVQMLEAAAILSHINPDSGRSLPGDKSLWPAALSPEPNHAVLRSAKSVTRDLPSIRSPRSHASPLSPGSFRDLSNVPITKDRKSSPASDSTSSMGHDASPHPNSLGLESSHARPLGISNHGRRTSVSSTGGPTTPASIGSLPDVGGLHFHVGSTPTTGASPLPNRALSLNARMRMPGGGMFGAQGTGGLFGPSSSRSASIRLPDSDIRGGRGGSAEDDELGRPHSSSEEAEERRRDEESFAVGEMEL; encoded by the exons ATGGCGCCGGTGGCAGTCCAGGATCTGTTCTCGCATTGGAGATCGCCAGAAGCGAAT ACCGGCGACCTTCCTGGCATGATGTCGCCGCCTCTACCGACAGCCGACGTGATGCACCCCAGTTTCCTCCCCACCTGCGAGGTCGGAAAGGATGGTGGCGAGATGCACTCACATGCCGTTG ACcttctcgctctcgctggCGGATCAACTAGTAACGGCAACCACTCTGTTACTGCGACGGCGCTGCACGGAGCGGAGGGAACGTCCGTGCCCAACCCTTCTTATCTCTCCTCCACACGGCCACCCAATGGGCATGGACACCCTGGCTCCaactcggccgcggcccACACCCCAAAAGCGCGCCGAATGAGCTCTTCGACTCATGGGGTCCTAGGCCGTGGCAAGCTGGGCTTGACTGGTGACCCAAACTTGGGCAAGGATGC TCGTCCCACTctgtcgacgtcgatgacgacggcTGCTCCTATCCCAGTCCGCCGCACTTCCAACGCGGCTTCCATAGGGCTGCCAGCAATGTTCGACTTTGGCAAGACGGACGGCCGTCGACCGGCTCCTGCACGCTCGTACTCAAACCGCCAAGTCACAGTTGCCGCTTCGCTCCCTGCACGAGGACTGGCTGGGGGTGCTCGCCCCCTCAATCCCCCGCCCGTTGTTCAGAACGACGACATGGAGCTGGACATGTCCTTTGACGgagacgatgacgacgaccgcTCTCGAAGCCGCAGCGGTAGTGCCGACTTGGACATGGACTTGGACGAACCCGGGCAGGGTAACAAGCTCGACTGGGACAAGCTCGCACTCGGTACTGGCTCGGGGGGCATcaaggggaggaggagaggaatGGTCTTCAAGTGCGAGACGTGCTCAAAGGAATACCGCCACCCATCGTGTCTGATAAAGCACCGCTGGGAGCATTCGCCCCACTGGCGTGAGCCGACCCAGATCAGCATGAGCAAGCACCAGCAGGTACAGAtgctcgaggcggctgcCATTCTCTCTCACATCAACCCCGACAGCGGCCGCTCGCTCCCTGGCGATAAGTCGCTCTGGCCTGCTGCGCTCTCTCCCGAGCCCAACCACGCCGTCTTGCGGTCGGCCAAGTCGGTGACACGTGACCTCCCTTCCATACGTTCGCCCAGGTCACACGCCTCGCCCCTCTCACCGGGATCCTTCCGCGACCTCAGCAACGTCCCTATCACCAAAGACCGCAAGTCGAGCCCTGCTTCCgactcgacgtcgtccatGGGCCACGATGCGTCCCCGCACCCCAACTCGCTGGGCTTGGAGAGCAGCCATGCGCGCCCGTTGGGTATCAGCAACCACGGCCGCCGCACGTCGGTCTCCTCGACGGGCGGTCCAACGACTCCAGCCTCCATTGGCTCATTACCCGACGTGGGCGGGCTTCACTTCCACGTTGGCTCGACTCCGACAACGGGTGCCTCGCCTCTGCCCAACCGCGCCCTATCGCTAAACGCACGTATGCGCATGCCCGGCGGCGGAATGTTCGGTGCTCAAGGTACCGGCGGCCTGTTTGGCCCGTCAAGCTCTCGCAGCGCCTCAATCCGCCTTCCGGACTCTGACATCCGTggtggccgcggcggaagcgctgaggacgacgagctgggaCGTCCCCATAGCTCgtccgaggaggccgaggaacgCCGACGTGACGAAGAAAGCTtcgccgtcggcgagatggagctGTAA